The Streptomyces nigra genome includes the window TGCTGATAGTCGTTATCCACAGGAGTTTTCCACAGGTCCGCTTCTCGACCTGGGGACAAGTCGACAGACATGGGTGAGCCTGTCGACAAATCGGTCCTCAGGACCTCTTCGCAGCCCTCTTCGTGCACATCACCCTTCGTCCATCCTTTTCCCTTGCGCAATCCTTTGGGGCGACCCATTTCCCTCGAAGTCTCTGCAATGTCCCTCCAAAGGTGAGGGTGAGGCGGGTTTGCTCCGGGAATCCACGAGGTGATCGACAGGTTGCGGAGTGATCGATTCCGGCATCCACAGTTCTTCCACACAGCCTGTGGATAACTTTTCAGAGGTCGGGGATCCCTGTGGACAACACGACCCCAAGTCCCGTTCCCCACAAGGGAATCAGGTCAACGAGCCGCCCCGCAGCTGCTTCTTCCAGGGGGCTGGACACACTTTATTGACACGGCTCGCAATTCCCTCATAACGCAACGTAAGGCGCGTATCGGAATAGTGAGTCGTGGGCGCGCACCGGGCCCCGGTAGCCTGGGGCACGTGATTGACCTTCGCCTGCTCCGTGAGGACCCCGACCGAGTGCGCGCCTCGCAGCGCGCCCGTGGAGAGGACGTCGCGCTCGTCGACTCCCTCCTGGCCGCCGACGAGCGGCGCAGGTCGTCCGGCGTCCGCTTCGACGAACTCCGTGCCGAGCAGAAGCAGCTCGGCAAGCTCATCCCCAGGGCCTCCGGGGACGAGAAGGCGGAGCTGCTGAAGAAGGCGAGCCAGCTGGCCGCCGACGTCAAGGCCGCCGACGCCGAGCGTGACGCCGCCGCCGCCGAGACCCAGGAGCTGCTGGCCAAGCTCGGCAACCTCGTGCACCCCGACGTCCCGGTCGGCGGCGAGGAGGACTTCGTCACGCTGGAGACCCACGGCGAGATCCGTGACTTCGCCGCCGAGGGCTTCGAGCCGAAGGACCACCTGGAGCTCGGCAACCTGCTCGGCGCGATCGACGTCGAGCGCGGCGCCAAGGTCTCCGGCTCCCGCTTCTACTTCCTCACCGGCGTCGGCGCCCTCCTGGAGTTCGCCCTGGTGAACGCGGCGATCGCCCAGGCCACGGCGGCCGGCTTCACGCCGATGCTGACGCCCGCGCTGGTGCGCCCCGAGGCGATGGCCGGCACCGGCTATCTGGGACAGGACGCCGACGGCGTCTACTTCCTGGAGAAGGACAACCTCTACCTGGTCGGCACCTCCGAGGTGGCCATCGCCTCGTACCACCGCGACGAGATCCTCGACGCCGACCAGCTGCCGCTGCGCTACGCGGGCTTCTCGCCCTGCTTCCGCCGCGAGGCCGGCTCGCACGGCAAGGACACCCGGGGCATCTTCCGTGTGCACCAGTTCGACAAGGTCGAGATGTTCTCCTTCGTCGACCCGGCGGACAGCCAGGCCGAGCACCAGCGCCTGCTGGAGTGGGAGAAGCAGTGGCTTACCTCGCTGGAGCTGCCGTTCCGCGTCATCGACGTCGCCTCGGGCGACCTGGGCTCCTCGGCCGCCCGCAAGTTCGACTGCGAGGCGTGGATCCCGACGCAGGGCAAGTACCGCGAGCTGACGTCCACGTCGGACTGCACCGAGTTCCAGTCCCGCCGGCTGTCGATCCGCGTCCGTGACGGCAAGCAGGTCAAGCCGCTGGCCACGCTGAACGGCACCCTGTGCGCCGTCCCGCGCACCATCGTGGCCCTGCTGGAGAACCACCAGCAGGCCGACGGCTCCGTCCGGGTCCCCGAGGTCCTGCGCCCGTACCTGGGCGGCCGCGAGGTCCTGGAGCCGGTGGCCAAGTGAGCGGCACCGCCTGCGCCGACGACACCGAGGGCTCCGCGGCCGGTCTTCCGGCCGGCCGCGGCGGTCTGCCGTACAAGCTGATCGCGACCGATCTGGACGGGACGCTGCTGCGCTCCGACGAGTCGGTCTCGCGGCGCACCCGTGACGCCCTCGCGGCGGTGACCGAAGCGGGTGCCGCGCACCTCGTCGTCACCGGCCGCGGGGTCCCGTGGACCCGGCACATCCTTCAGGACCTGGGCTATCAGGGCCTCGCGGTGTGCGGTCAGGGTGCGCAGGTCTACCACGCCGGTGAGAACCGTCTGCTGACGTCCGTGACGCTGGACCGGCAGCTGGCGGGGGTCGCGCTGGCCAAGATCGAGGCCGAGGTCGGCCCGCTGTATCTGGCGGCGAGCCGGGACGGCCTGGATGGGGACGTGCTGGTCGGCCCGGGTTACGCGCTGACGGGCGCGCTGCCCTCGACGCCGTTCACGGACGCGTCGGATCTGTGGAGCGCCCCGCTGAACAAGATCTACATACAGCATCCGGAGCTGTCGGACGACGAGCTGGCCGAGGCGTCCCGTCGGACCGCGGGCGGCTTC containing:
- a CDS encoding HAD family hydrolase; translation: MPYKLIATDLDGTLLRSDESVSRRTRDALAAVTEAGAAHLVVTGRGVPWTRHILQDLGYQGLAVCGQGAQVYHAGENRLLTSVTLDRQLAGVALAKIEAEVGPLYLAASRDGLDGDVLVGPGYALTGALPSTPFTDASDLWSAPLNKIYIQHPELSDDELAEASRRTAGGFVTVAMAGEGIVELLPLGLSKATGLSLAARRLGVKAADTIAFGDMPNDIPMFAWAAHGVAMANAHDELKAVADEVTSSNEDDGIAIVLERLLG
- the serS gene encoding serine--tRNA ligase, producing the protein MIDLRLLREDPDRVRASQRARGEDVALVDSLLAADERRRSSGVRFDELRAEQKQLGKLIPRASGDEKAELLKKASQLAADVKAADAERDAAAAETQELLAKLGNLVHPDVPVGGEEDFVTLETHGEIRDFAAEGFEPKDHLELGNLLGAIDVERGAKVSGSRFYFLTGVGALLEFALVNAAIAQATAAGFTPMLTPALVRPEAMAGTGYLGQDADGVYFLEKDNLYLVGTSEVAIASYHRDEILDADQLPLRYAGFSPCFRREAGSHGKDTRGIFRVHQFDKVEMFSFVDPADSQAEHQRLLEWEKQWLTSLELPFRVIDVASGDLGSSAARKFDCEAWIPTQGKYRELTSTSDCTEFQSRRLSIRVRDGKQVKPLATLNGTLCAVPRTIVALLENHQQADGSVRVPEVLRPYLGGREVLEPVAK